TCACAATTTTTGGAATGATAAGCACAAAGAGTTCGCTCTTTTTGACACTGTTGTTTTTGCTTTTAAATGCATACCCGATAATCGGAATATCTCCCAGTACTGGCACTTTATTGAACTGTTTCGAGTAATTTTTGCTGATCAGTCCCCCTATGAGAATCTTTTGTCCATCTTTTACTTTTACGATAGAGGTAACCTGTTTGAGCCTGATATCAGGTGGCAACGTTCTATTTGTTTCATACCCTATATTCTCATTTTTCAATGCACTTGTTACCGGATTGATTTTCATGATGATATTATTGTTTTCAGTGATTTCGGGTATCACATACAATGAGATACCAACAAATGTCTGTCCAATCTCATATGTTTGTGTCGCTACCGCATTGCCTCCAGTAACGACAACACCATTTTCATACCGGTATGAGAGCTGATCGCCCACATTGATGATTGCCGGCTGATTGTTGAGTGTCATCACTTTAGGATTGGAAAGAATTTTGACTTTGCCATATTTTTTCAAAAAGTCCAGAAGTCCTTGCATAGAAAAGTTGTATCCGATAAAATAATCGGGTGTACCGAAATTGCTGAATTTTGTTGAACCTGAGCGGCTTTGCTGAGCCGATCGGCTTCCCGTCACATCCAATGAAAATTTACTCCAATCGATTCCAACCGTTTGATTATCGTTGTACTGTACCTCTATGATTTTCGCTTCTATCATTACCTGTTTGTGCATCCGATCCTGCAGTTTTTTCAAAAATCTCTCAATTTTATCGAGTTCCTTTTTTGTTCCCGTTACAGTCACAATGGATGCATCTTTATTTAAAAAGACATTGGAACGAGAATCGTGTAAAAAGGTCTGCAACTGCTGCTTTAAACTGTCCCAAAACTTGAACTCTGAAGTCGTGACGATAGAGGTATAATCGGAGGACTGCCCTCCCTGTGTAGGGCCAAAACTTCCATATGACCCATTCGTTCCATAGGTACCGTATCCACTTGAACCACTATATCCTGTCCCATATCCTCCTGTAGTCGTTCCTGTTCCAGAAACATTCCCAAGTGTCACCGATTTTCTGCTTTCCGTTTTCATCGAAGCAAGATTGATATAGTCGATATTGAAGCTTTTCGTTTGTCGATAGGCGATTTTTAGCAGATTTTTATTTGGCTCGTAAGTATAAAAAAGGTTGTTTTGACCAAGAAGCAAATCCAAAAGCTCATTGAGCGTATAGTTTTTGACATTGATAAAATCGAGTCGTTTGTAGATTTTCTTTTTTGCCTCTTTGTCTTGAAAAAGTATGCTTATATCGCACTCCAAAGAGAGATCTTTTAAAACATCCCGAATCGTGACACTCTCTCCATATGCCTTAAGATTAAAAAGTCTGTTATCACAATTATTTGCAAATAAAAAAGCAGTAACAAGCAACATCATCCATATTTTTTTCATTGTCGCTCCATTTTTAAAATATCTTTTTTCCGAAAGGATACAACCTTTCTTCGT
This region of Nitratiruptor sp. YY08-10 genomic DNA includes:
- the mshL gene encoding pilus (MSHA type) biogenesis protein MshL, which translates into the protein MKKIWMMLLVTAFLFANNCDNRLFNLKAYGESVTIRDVLKDLSLECDISILFQDKEAKKKIYKRLDFINVKNYTLNELLDLLLGQNNLFYTYEPNKNLLKIAYRQTKSFNIDYINLASMKTESRKSVTLGNVSGTGTTTGGYGTGYSGSSGYGTYGTNGSYGSFGPTQGGQSSDYTSIVTTSEFKFWDSLKQQLQTFLHDSRSNVFLNKDASIVTVTGTKKELDKIERFLKKLQDRMHKQVMIEAKIIEVQYNDNQTVGIDWSKFSLDVTGSRSAQQSRSGSTKFSNFGTPDYFIGYNFSMQGLLDFLKKYGKVKILSNPKVMTLNNQPAIINVGDQLSYRYENGVVVTGGNAVATQTYEIGQTFVGISLYVIPEITENNNIIMKINPVTSALKNENIGYETNRTLPPDIRLKQVTSIVKVKDGQKILIGGLISKNYSKQFNKVPVLGDIPIIGYAFKSKNNSVKKSELFVLIIPKIVKEEHFPTIDETKIFGEQ